AAAGCCTTTACCAGAGTCAGCCAAATTAGATGTTGAGTTGACCTTACCGAGTATTGAAACCTCCATGTACGCACGCCCTTACGTTGCGGTGTGGATTGAAGATAGTCAACGTAAGCCTGTTCGCACGATGCAGCTGTGGGTAGGAAAAGATGAGTGGCTAAAAGATTTACGTAGCTGGTGGCGAAAAGTTGGTCGTTACGATCGTGAACTGGTTGATGCTGTTACCTCTGCGACTCGTCCTGTTGGTGAATACCGATTCTCTTGGGATGGTTTAGACGATAAAGGTAATCGTGTAGAGCAAGGGGATTACACCTTCTATGTTGAAGTGGTTCGTGAGCACGGTGGTCGTAACTATCTGCGTCAAAAACTTTCTT
The genomic region above belongs to Photobacterium leiognathi and contains:
- a CDS encoding DUF2271 domain-containing protein; protein product: MTIKNKMKKTLLATLLLAPLSTVFAKPLPESAKLDVELTLPSIETSMYARPYVAVWIEDSQRKPVRTMQLWVGKDEWLKDLRSWWRKVGRYDRELVDAVTSATRPVGEYRFSWDGLDDKGNRVEQGDYTFYVEVVREHGGRNYLRQKLSLGESEASYVLAPTQETGTIKINYKL